Proteins encoded by one window of Dyella humicola:
- the rplO gene encoding 50S ribosomal protein L15, whose translation MRLNDIKPAAGSRKTRLRVGRGIGSGLGKTAGRGHKGQHARAGGTHKYGFEGGQMPLQRRLPKVGFRSLKKAESQEVFLYQLASLKADVIDAIVLHQAGLIDSRAKKVKVVAKGEIGRAVKLSGVLATAGAKAAIEAAGGSVE comes from the coding sequence ATGCGTCTTAATGACATCAAGCCGGCCGCCGGTTCCCGCAAGACCCGCCTGCGCGTGGGTCGCGGTATCGGTTCGGGCCTGGGCAAGACCGCTGGTCGCGGTCACAAGGGTCAGCACGCTCGCGCGGGCGGTACCCACAAGTACGGTTTCGAAGGCGGTCAGATGCCGCTGCAGCGCCGCCTGCCGAAGGTCGGTTTCCGTTCGCTGAAGAAGGCCGAGAGCCAGGAAGTGTTCCTGTACCAGCTCGCCTCCCTCAAGGCTGACGTGATCGACGCGATCGTCCTGCATCAGGCCGGTCTCATCGACAGCCGCGCGAAGAAGGTCAAGGTCGTCGCCAAGGGCGAAATCGGCCGTGCGGTCAAGCTTTCCGGCGTGCTCGCCACGGCCGGTGCCAAGGCAGCTATCGAAGCTGCCGGCGGCAGCGTGGAGTAA
- the rpmD gene encoding 50S ribosomal protein L30 has protein sequence MAKNNETAATVRVRLVKGLRGVQSRHRLSVKALGLNKLNDVRELKDSPQVRGLINTVYYLVRVEE, from the coding sequence CGCCGCCACCGTGCGCGTGCGCCTGGTCAAGGGCCTGCGCGGTGTGCAGAGCCGTCATCGCTTGAGCGTGAAGGCGCTCGGCCTGAACAAGCTCAACGATGTCCGTGAATTGAAGGACAGCCCGCAGGTGCGTGGCTTGATCAATACGGTCTATTACCTCGTGCGGGTTGAGGAGTAA